In a genomic window of Staphylococcus taiwanensis:
- a CDS encoding CPBP family intramembrane metalloprotease, translating to MSLIIKYLKMIGVIILTFILTVIAQNIAILWHLLDLKSFETILHGITYVVLTFLFVKLLINKGFKAKLSDYRINSHKFKLSYLLIGFLIPIINIIIYCVFIPGHFEITKVDTVTKYLDMLFEIVVLGGMCAPIAEELTVRGLLMGYIEKKTNMTFAIIVTSVLFALVHLFNGSMSGVSLILLVISGTIAGILYGLTTYKFNSIWPSIFMHMCWNLSDLIHITTHNDEYGVIQYIIKVNNVLLTGGAYGNTSSLVAIVLFLIAIILIAMKKHI from the coding sequence ATTGCGATATTATGGCATTTATTAGATCTGAAATCTTTTGAAACAATCTTACATGGTATTACTTATGTGGTACTTACCTTTTTATTCGTCAAACTTTTAATCAATAAAGGATTTAAAGCGAAATTAAGTGACTATCGGATTAACTCACACAAATTTAAACTCAGTTATCTATTAATTGGCTTTCTCATTCCGATTATAAATATCATCATTTATTGCGTCTTTATTCCTGGACACTTTGAAATAACGAAAGTTGATACTGTAACAAAATATCTCGACATGTTATTTGAAATTGTCGTTTTAGGTGGTATGTGTGCGCCAATAGCTGAAGAATTAACAGTGCGAGGCTTATTAATGGGCTACATTGAAAAGAAAACAAATATGACCTTCGCCATCATTGTGACATCAGTACTATTCGCTTTAGTCCATTTGTTTAACGGCAGTATGTCTGGGGTCAGTCTAATATTACTAGTCATAAGTGGCACGATCGCTGGTATATTATATGGTCTAACAACGTATAAATTTAATTCTATTTGGCCAAGTATCTTTATGCATATGTGTTGGAATTTATCAGACCTTATTCATATTACAACGCATAATGATGAATACGGCGTAATTCAATATATTATTAAAGTGAATAACGTACTCCTAACAGGTGGCGCATACGGTAATACCTCTTCACTCGTAGCAATTGTATTATTTTTAATAGCAATTATTTTAATAGCAATGAAAAAGCATATATAA